From Aliarcobacter butzleri, the proteins below share one genomic window:
- the dgt gene encoding dGTPase: MIDYKEKFILDREFYPSKDIEITVESDRGRIFSSSAFRRLQKRTQVFALELNASIRSRLTHSMEVSQNARFIARTILAELKKESLEKFGLNEFENAFISTSEMTSLLHDIGNPPFGHFAEETINKWLKINILPILDKFEAPTNELKNLKELISKDICNYDGNAQAIRIITKLQRLNLSYFQIISVLKYTRGAFEEKPPKEENLSYLKKKPGFYFSEKDLVEKIQKSLKIEAGHRFPITYIMEAADDISYLTADLEDSVKKGILSLDEVYTIIKNECQKEKEEFLLGIIEKQYEKAKSSEEPYQFNMFFTFLRVGLVTNFVNYVSKVFVQNHEAIFKGSFNYALLEFDKQSEYYKTLKILQDISTKYIYQNPEVQTLELQAYSIINSLFEIYKPLLELDEVDFSKLLKDEKIDCFISRRLIKRISKKQIVAYKNDIEKLDKQNLQEYKILEFYFRVRLIIDYISGMTDDFALEEYKVLLAMK, encoded by the coding sequence ATGATAGATTATAAAGAAAAATTTATTTTAGATAGAGAATTTTACCCTTCAAAAGATATAGAAATAACAGTTGAAAGTGATAGAGGTAGAATTTTTTCTTCATCCGCTTTTAGAAGACTTCAAAAAAGAACTCAAGTTTTTGCTTTAGAGTTAAATGCTTCTATTCGTTCACGACTTACACACTCTATGGAAGTTTCGCAAAACGCAAGATTTATAGCTAGAACCATTTTAGCTGAATTAAAAAAAGAGAGTTTAGAAAAGTTTGGTTTAAATGAATTTGAAAATGCTTTTATTTCAACTTCTGAAATGACTAGTTTACTTCACGATATAGGAAATCCACCTTTTGGACATTTTGCAGAAGAGACTATAAATAAATGGCTAAAAATTAATATTTTACCTATTTTAGATAAGTTTGAAGCACCTACAAATGAATTAAAAAATTTAAAAGAACTAATCTCAAAAGATATTTGTAACTATGATGGAAATGCACAAGCAATAAGAATTATCACAAAACTTCAAAGACTAAATCTTTCATATTTTCAAATAATTTCAGTTTTAAAATATACAAGAGGAGCTTTTGAAGAAAAACCTCCAAAAGAAGAAAATCTATCATATTTGAAGAAAAAGCCAGGTTTTTATTTTAGTGAAAAAGATTTGGTTGAAAAGATACAAAAAAGTTTAAAAATAGAAGCTGGTCATAGATTCCCAATAACTTATATTATGGAAGCAGCTGATGATATTTCATACTTAACTGCTGATTTGGAAGATAGTGTTAAAAAAGGTATTTTATCTTTAGATGAAGTTTATACTATCATAAAAAATGAGTGCCAAAAAGAGAAAGAAGAGTTTCTTTTAGGAATAATTGAAAAACAGTATGAAAAAGCAAAAAGTAGTGAAGAACCATATCAATTTAATATGTTTTTCACTTTTTTAAGAGTTGGTTTGGTTACAAATTTTGTAAATTATGTTTCAAAAGTTTTTGTACAAAATCATGAGGCAATTTTTAAAGGAAGTTTTAATTATGCACTTTTAGAGTTTGATAAACAAAGTGAATACTATAAAACTTTGAAGATTTTACAAGATATTTCTACAAAATATATCTATCAAAATCCAGAAGTTCAAACTTTGGAACTTCAAGCGTATAGCATAATAAACTCTTTATTTGAAATATATAAACCACTTTTAGAACTTGATGAAGTTGATTTTTCAAAACTTCTAAAAGATGAAAAAATAGATTGTTTTATCTCAAGAAGATTGATAAAACGAATCTCAAAAAAACAAATAGTTGCTTATAAAAATGACATTGAAAAACTAGATAAACAAAATTTACAAGAGTATAAAATATTAGAATTTTATTTTAGAGTAAGACTAATAATAGACTATATAAGCGGTATGACTGATGATTTTGCTCTTGAAGAGTATAAGGTTTTATTGGCGATGAAATAG
- a CDS encoding Fic family protein: protein MKEFIPNKLPIKKDIETKEILRATISAHKTLAELKGIANSLPNQKIVINTLILQEAKDSSEIENIITTHDEIYRSSISDSFLNNNIKEVQNYKDALYLGFEIIKTKKMLNINHIKEIQATLEQNDVGFRKQSGTVLKNPKTGEIKLIPPQNPKDIEELMSNLVDYINDKTLEDFDSLVKMAIIHYQFESIHPFYDGNGRTGRIINILYLVLENLLDMPILYLSRYIIKHKADYYKLLNEVSFNDGLNNWILFMLKGVEEIAKETIETIKNIENLMNETKNIIIDQKPKMYSKDLLEALFYHPYTKRAFIEEQLGVSRPTATNYLNELENIGILSSKKIGKEIFYIHTKLFDLFKNIEI from the coding sequence GTGAAAGAGTTTATACCAAATAAATTACCAATCAAAAAAGATATAGAAACTAAAGAGATTTTAAGAGCTACTATATCGGCTCATAAAACCCTTGCAGAGTTAAAGGGAATTGCGAATTCTTTGCCAAATCAAAAAATAGTTATCAATACTTTGATACTTCAAGAAGCCAAAGATAGTAGTGAGATTGAAAATATTATTACTACTCATGATGAAATTTATCGTTCATCTATTTCAGATAGTTTTTTAAATAACAACATTAAAGAAGTACAAAACTACAAAGATGCTTTATATCTAGGATTTGAAATTATAAAAACAAAAAAAATGTTAAATATAAATCATATAAAAGAGATACAAGCTACTTTAGAACAAAATGATGTAGGTTTTAGAAAACAAAGCGGAACAGTTCTCAAAAATCCAAAAACTGGAGAAATCAAACTCATTCCTCCTCAAAATCCAAAAGATATTGAAGAACTTATGTCAAATCTTGTGGATTATATAAATGATAAAACTTTAGAGGATTTTGATAGCTTAGTAAAAATGGCGATTATTCATTATCAATTTGAATCAATCCATCCTTTTTATGATGGAAATGGTAGAACAGGAAGAATTATAAATATTTTGTATCTTGTTTTAGAAAATTTATTGGATATGCCTATTTTGTATCTCAGTCGATATATAATAAAACATAAAGCTGATTATTACAAGTTATTAAATGAAGTAAGTTTTAATGATGGACTTAATAATTGGATTTTATTTATGTTAAAAGGTGTAGAAGAGATAGCAAAAGAGACTATTGAAACTATTAAAAATATAGAAAATCTTATGAATGAAACAAAAAATATTATCATAGATCAAAAGCCAAAAATGTACAGCAAAGATTTGCTAGAAGCACTTTTCTATCATCCATATACAAAAAGAGCTTTTATAGAAGAGCAACTAGGTGTATCAAGACCAACAGCTACAAATTATCTAAATGAACTTGAAAATATAGGTATTTTATCAAGTAAAAAGATAGGTAAAGAGATATTTTATATCCATACTAAGCTTTTTGATTTGTTCAAGAATATTGAAATATAA
- a CDS encoding Fic family protein → MQKTQYPLSENEWAKYLTIKNYYNLNEISYRKSLILESNCDFDKIVSIINEYRKKQKNIIYEYNEKKFYFVETQELQNRIDKIKDFWKSTEYFVQEKFSLELLKETLIFEGYYSSTIEGAHSTMKRARTLAKGHEEPKNKDEMMVLNNFKALMDLRKENQLLNHDLIKNLHKITTDKTLEFENDSGEYRTEPNEIVDSMQKVIFTPPANIDTMKKMLDELLIFLEPDDLKKPIDNIYKSIAFHFIFAYIHPFIDGNGRTVRILFTYLLKYYGYDMFYYISLSEIIYRKKAKDYYKAFIDVERSDLYEKDNFDMTYFFYYMTDVMIKGLDILKNRINTHMRADIINHIVKEKEIDLTPRQKKIVKFLSNKDTSFMQTSEDLAKRFDISVRTVQKDLKLLIDFELVKRVKVPNQKKYYFRLNINL, encoded by the coding sequence ATGCAAAAAACACAATATCCACTAAGTGAAAATGAATGGGCAAAATATCTAACAATTAAAAATTATTATAACCTCAATGAAATAAGTTATAGAAAATCATTAATTTTAGAAAGCAACTGTGATTTTGATAAAATAGTAAGTATAATTAATGAATATAGAAAAAAACAAAAAAACATTATTTATGAATATAATGAAAAAAAGTTTTATTTTGTTGAAACACAAGAGTTACAAAATAGAATTGATAAGATAAAAGATTTTTGGAAAAGTACTGAATATTTTGTTCAAGAAAAATTTTCATTAGAATTGTTAAAAGAAACCTTAATATTTGAGGGATATTATTCTTCTACTATAGAGGGTGCACATAGTACTATGAAAAGAGCAAGAACTCTTGCAAAAGGTCATGAAGAACCAAAAAATAAAGATGAGATGATGGTTTTAAATAATTTTAAAGCTTTAATGGATTTGAGAAAAGAAAATCAATTATTAAACCATGATTTAATTAAAAATCTTCATAAAATTACAACTGATAAAACACTTGAATTTGAAAATGATTCTGGTGAATATAGAACAGAACCAAATGAGATAGTAGATTCAATGCAAAAAGTCATTTTTACACCACCTGCAAATATTGATACTATGAAAAAAATGTTAGATGAGTTATTGATATTTTTAGAGCCAGATGATTTAAAAAAACCAATTGATAACATTTATAAATCAATTGCTTTTCATTTTATATTTGCATATATTCATCCTTTTATTGATGGAAATGGTAGAACAGTTCGTATTTTATTTACATATTTATTGAAGTATTATGGGTATGATATGTTTTATTATATTTCTCTTTCTGAAATTATTTATAGAAAAAAAGCAAAAGATTATTATAAAGCATTTATTGACGTTGAAAGAAGTGATTTATATGAAAAAGATAATTTTGATATGACTTATTTTTTTTATTATATGACTGATGTAATGATAAAAGGTTTAGATATCTTAAAAAATAGAATTAATACACATATGAGAGCAGATATTATAAATCACATAGTGAAAGAAAAAGAGATAGACTTAACACCAAGACAGAAGAAAATTGTCAAATTTTTATCAAATAAAGATACTTCTTTCATGCAAACTTCTGAAGATTTGGCTAAGCGTTTTGATATATCAGTAAGAACTGTACAAAAAGATTTAAAGCTTCTAATTGATTTTGAATTAGTTAAAAGAGTTAAAGTTCCAAATCAAAAAAAATATTATTTTAGATTAAATATAAATTTATAA
- a CDS encoding shikimate dehydrogenase — protein sequence MEKFVIFGNPVVHSKSPQMQNAGLNHINYNGIYEKHHLEDGSKIKETFLRNGYSGANITVPHKEVAFINADIVKGLAQKIKAVNTYKLVDGKIEAYNTDAPGFLKAIESFGEVKNVLLLGAGGTAKAITIALQEKNIKVTVLNRSENNLKFFIENNIQAHTWAEFEPEIYDLVVNSTSAGLKDELLPAPKELLEPILKNASFAFDCIYGKITPFLALAKQNGCKIKDGEDMLLFQGVLAFEYFTNTKANTSLIEAMRKGLKGES from the coding sequence ATGGAAAAATTTGTAATATTTGGAAATCCAGTAGTTCACTCAAAATCACCTCAGATGCAAAATGCAGGATTAAATCACATAAACTACAATGGAATTTATGAAAAACACCATTTAGAAGATGGAAGTAAAATAAAAGAGACTTTTTTGAGAAATGGTTACAGTGGTGCAAATATAACTGTACCGCATAAAGAAGTTGCATTTATAAATGCAGATATCGTAAAAGGTTTAGCTCAAAAAATAAAAGCAGTAAATACTTATAAATTAGTAGATGGAAAAATAGAAGCATATAATACTGATGCTCCTGGTTTTTTAAAAGCAATTGAAAGTTTTGGTGAAGTAAAAAATGTACTGTTATTAGGTGCAGGAGGAACTGCAAAAGCTATTACAATAGCTTTACAAGAAAAAAATATCAAAGTAACTGTTTTAAATAGAAGTGAAAATAACTTGAAATTTTTTATTGAAAACAATATACAAGCTCACACTTGGGCAGAGTTTGAACCTGAAATTTATGATTTAGTAGTAAACTCTACAAGTGCAGGACTAAAAGATGAACTTCTTCCTGCTCCAAAAGAACTTCTTGAACCAATACTAAAAAATGCTTCTTTTGCTTTTGATTGTATTTATGGGAAAATCACACCATTTTTAGCTTTAGCAAAACAAAATGGTTGCAAAATAAAAGACGGTGAAGATATGTTACTTTTTCAAGGTGTTTTAGCTTTTGAATATTTTACAAATACAAAAGCAAATACATCACTAATCGAAGCTATGAGAAAAGGATTAAAAGGAGAATCTTAA
- a CDS encoding class I SAM-dependent methyltransferase — protein MSRFDERAKDWDKKQTTLDKSDACINHLKEKIDFSNIKNILDYGCGTGLIAFNLVEKNNEVLGLDNSSGMIEEFNKKVKEKNLSNIKAKKHNILEEDLPKNSFDLIVISMSLHHIEDIDMFFKKSFEALKNGGYICINDLDKEDGSFHAKHNNEGVYHFGFSEDELVKTAKKIGFSDSSFDIVYIFERENGNFPIFNFIAKKA, from the coding sequence TTGAGTAGATTTGATGAAAGAGCAAAAGATTGGGATAAAAAGCAAACAACTCTTGATAAAAGTGATGCTTGTATAAATCACTTAAAAGAAAAAATAGATTTTTCAAATATAAAAAATATTTTAGATTATGGTTGTGGAACAGGACTTATAGCTTTTAATTTAGTAGAAAAAAATAATGAAGTTTTAGGACTTGATAACTCAAGTGGAATGATAGAAGAGTTTAATAAAAAAGTAAAAGAAAAAAATTTATCAAATATAAAAGCAAAAAAACACAATATTTTAGAAGAAGATTTACCAAAAAATAGTTTTGATTTGATAGTGATTTCTATGTCACTTCATCATATTGAAGATATTGATATGTTTTTTAAAAAAAGCTTTGAAGCTCTAAAAAATGGTGGTTATATTTGTATAAATGATTTGGATAAAGAAGATGGTTCATTTCATGCAAAGCATAATAATGAAGGAGTTTATCACTTTGGATTTAGCGAAGATGAATTGGTAAAAACTGCTAAAAAGATTGGTTTTAGTGACTCTTCTTTTGATATAGTTTATATTTTTGAAAGAGAAAATGGAAATTTCCCAATCTTTAATTTCATAGCAAAAAAGGCTTAA
- the pgeF gene encoding peptidoglycan editing factor PgeF, whose protein sequence is MGVKYFFSDKTDGNLAYHVGDIKENVDKNRQKLALKYDYKNEDLCYMNQIHSANVVVVDENSPKYIDNCDALVTNKKNLPLMVMVADCIPILMFDEVKGVIAAIHAGRNSTFLKISEATSKKMIEDFSCKTENIKVIMGPSIQKCCYEVNDELKNIVEKSFGKEFVFGNNIDLQGINKKLLENLGIKNIDISSICTKCSNKPFFSYRKEKNTGRFAGVITFK, encoded by the coding sequence ATGGGTGTAAAATATTTTTTTAGTGATAAAACTGATGGAAATCTAGCTTATCATGTTGGTGATATAAAAGAAAATGTAGATAAAAATAGGCAAAAATTAGCTTTAAAATATGATTATAAAAATGAAGATTTATGTTATATGAATCAAATTCATAGCGCAAATGTCGTGGTTGTAGATGAGAACTCACCAAAATATATAGATAATTGTGATGCACTTGTAACAAATAAAAAAAATCTTCCTTTGATGGTTATGGTTGCTGATTGTATTCCTATTTTGATGTTTGATGAAGTAAAAGGAGTAATTGCAGCTATTCATGCAGGAAGAAACTCAACTTTTTTAAAAATATCTGAAGCAACTTCTAAAAAAATGATAGAAGATTTTTCTTGTAAAACAGAAAATATAAAAGTAATTATGGGACCAAGTATCCAAAAATGTTGTTATGAAGTAAATGATGAACTCAAAAATATTGTTGAAAAATCTTTTGGAAAAGAGTTTGTTTTTGGAAATAATATTGATTTACAAGGAATAAATAAAAAACTTTTAGAAAATTTGGGAATAAAAAATATAGACATTTCTTCTATTTGTACAAAATGTTCAAATAAACCATTCTTTTCATATAGAAAAGAGAAAAATACAGGAAGATTTGCAGGAGTTATAACTTTTAAATAA
- a CDS encoding malic enzyme-like NAD(P)-binding protein, whose translation MSVKVTKDEALDYHKFPNAGKLAIQTTKKMETQRDLSLAYTPGVAYPCEEIQKNPELAFEYTSKRNLVAVISNGTAVLGLGDIGALASKPVMEGKSVLFKKFAAIDSFDIEVDEKDIDKFCDIVKAISPTFGGINLEDIKAPECFEIEKRLVEELNIPIMHDDQHGTAIITSAALMNASEMIGIKIEDMKIVVVGAGAAAIACSTMYKELGVKNLIMCDSKGVIHKGRTDLNKYKKEFITETDITTMEEAFKDANMVLGLSKPGTFSQEHIKLMSEEPIVFTLANPTPELFPEEVFEVKPKAIVGTGRSDCPNQVNNVLGFPFIFRGALDVQARTINMQMKICAAKAIANLAKEPITEELKESFGNLTYGKNYIIPIPFDKRLMVEVSSAVASSAVESGVARVKDFDLEEYRKKLISMI comes from the coding sequence ATGAGTGTAAAAGTTACAAAAGATGAGGCTTTGGATTATCATAAATTCCCAAATGCTGGAAAACTTGCTATTCAAACTACTAAAAAAATGGAAACACAAAGAGATCTATCATTGGCTTATACACCAGGTGTTGCTTATCCTTGTGAAGAAATTCAAAAAAATCCTGAATTAGCTTTTGAATATACATCAAAAAGAAATCTTGTAGCAGTTATTTCAAATGGAACAGCTGTTCTTGGACTTGGTGATATTGGAGCACTTGCTTCAAAACCAGTAATGGAAGGAAAATCTGTATTATTTAAAAAATTTGCAGCTATTGACTCTTTTGATATTGAAGTTGATGAAAAAGATATTGATAAATTTTGTGATATTGTAAAGGCTATTAGTCCAACATTTGGTGGAATAAATCTTGAAGATATAAAAGCTCCTGAATGTTTTGAAATAGAAAAAAGGTTAGTTGAAGAGTTAAATATTCCAATTATGCACGATGACCAACATGGTACAGCGATTATTACAAGTGCTGCTTTGATGAATGCAAGTGAAATGATTGGTATAAAAATTGAAGATATGAAAATAGTTGTTGTTGGAGCTGGTGCAGCAGCTATTGCTTGTTCAACTATGTATAAAGAACTTGGAGTAAAAAATTTAATTATGTGCGATTCAAAAGGTGTGATTCATAAAGGAAGAACTGATTTGAATAAATATAAAAAAGAGTTTATTACAGAAACTGACATTACAACAATGGAAGAAGCATTTAAAGATGCAAATATGGTATTAGGTTTATCAAAACCAGGAACTTTTTCTCAAGAACATATAAAACTTATGAGTGAAGAACCAATAGTTTTTACTTTAGCAAATCCAACTCCTGAACTTTTCCCTGAAGAGGTATTTGAAGTTAAACCAAAAGCTATAGTAGGAACTGGTCGTTCAGATTGTCCTAATCAAGTAAATAATGTTTTAGGTTTCCCTTTTATTTTTAGAGGTGCCCTTGATGTTCAAGCAAGAACAATAAATATGCAGATGAAAATTTGTGCTGCTAAAGCAATAGCAAATTTGGCAAAAGAGCCAATAACAGAGGAATTAAAAGAATCTTTTGGAAATTTAACTTATGGTAAAAACTATATTATTCCTATTCCATTTGATAAAAGATTGATGGTTGAAGTTTCATCAGCTGTTGCTTCTAGTGCTGTTGAATCAGGAGTTGCTAGAGTAAAAGATTTTGATTTAGAAGAGTATAGAAAAAAACTTATTTCTATGATATAA
- the purU gene encoding formyltetrahydrofolate deformylase, with amino-acid sequence MEEYILLIDTEDAKGLVYNISKVLFANNLNIEQNAEYVDPDSKKFFMRSIISGKVSKNILLKELTEVLPAGASIKLNKKEKKDVVILATKESHVLGDLLIRYIAGELNANIKAVIANHEHLKELVEKFNIPFTCISAEGLSREEHEEKMIAKINEYEPELIVLAKYMRILTPKFVENFPKKVLNIHHSFLPAFIGANPYKQAHERGVKIIGATAHYVTNDLDEGPIIFQDVVRVDHSYSWEDMRNAGRNVEKIVLSNAFELLLNDRVFVHGNKTVIL; translated from the coding sequence ATGGAAGAATATATACTTTTAATTGATACAGAAGATGCAAAGGGTCTAGTTTATAATATTTCAAAAGTTCTTTTTGCAAATAACTTAAATATAGAACAAAATGCAGAATATGTTGATCCAGATAGTAAAAAATTTTTTATGAGAAGTATAATTTCTGGAAAAGTATCAAAAAATATTTTATTAAAAGAACTTACTGAAGTTTTACCAGCAGGTGCATCAATCAAACTAAACAAAAAAGAGAAAAAAGATGTTGTAATACTTGCAACTAAAGAGTCTCATGTTTTAGGTGATTTACTTATTAGATACATTGCTGGTGAATTAAATGCAAATATAAAAGCTGTTATTGCAAATCATGAACATTTAAAAGAGTTAGTTGAAAAGTTCAATATTCCTTTTACATGTATTAGTGCAGAAGGTCTTAGCAGAGAAGAACATGAAGAAAAAATGATTGCTAAAATCAATGAATATGAACCAGAATTAATTGTTCTTGCAAAATATATGAGAATCTTAACTCCTAAATTTGTAGAAAATTTCCCTAAAAAAGTATTAAATATTCATCACTCATTTTTACCAGCATTTATTGGAGCAAATCCATATAAACAAGCTCACGAAAGAGGAGTTAAAATCATAGGTGCAACAGCACATTATGTAACAAATGATTTAGATGAAGGTCCGATTATTTTTCAAGATGTTGTAAGAGTTGATCATAGTTATTCTTGGGAAGATATGAGAAATGCAGGAAGAAATGTAGAAAAAATCGTTTTATCAAATGCTTTTGAATTGCTTTTAAATGATAGAGTTTTTGTTCATGGAAATAAAACGGTGATTTTATAA
- a CDS encoding tRNA (cytidine(34)-2'-O)-methyltransferase — MFNIVLLEPRIPGNVGTIGRLCFALNCKLHLIKPYGFGEITEKEVRRAGLDYWYDLEVFEYENIEDFWSKNPFNDRHFLATTKTKNVYFDAKFNVGDYFYFGREDAGLPEDLLSKSSHTCITIPMTNDARSLNIANSVSIVAYEALRQNFTSFK, encoded by the coding sequence ATGTTTAATATAGTTTTATTAGAGCCACGAATTCCAGGAAATGTAGGAACAATAGGAAGATTATGTTTTGCATTAAATTGTAAACTTCATCTTATAAAACCTTATGGTTTTGGTGAAATTACAGAAAAAGAAGTTCGTCGTGCTGGACTTGATTATTGGTATGATTTAGAAGTTTTTGAATATGAAAATATTGAAGATTTTTGGTCAAAAAATCCATTTAATGATAGACACTTTTTAGCAACTACTAAAACAAAAAATGTATATTTTGATGCAAAATTCAATGTAGGTGATTATTTTTATTTTGGAAGAGAAGATGCAGGACTTCCTGAAGATTTATTATCAAAGTCTTCTCACACTTGTATAACGATTCCTATGACAAATGATGCAAGAAGTTTAAATATTGCTAATTCTGTTTCGATTGTAGCTTATGAAGCTTTGAGACAAAATTTCACAAGTTTTAAATAA
- a CDS encoding Na/Pi cotransporter family protein gives MTKNFLIFLGFIILAYIVIFYENFTVILSGIAIFLIGMFFMQDGFKQLSGGILEKLLQKFTSNTFYAIATGFFSTSVVQSSTIITLVVISFLSAELLTLVQGIGIIFGSNLGSTTTAWIVSSLGVDVKISKYAFPMIVFGVILRFTKTNGLKGSGNVLLGLGFIFLGIAYMKDGFDVMKESIDLASFAMEGYLGIIIYILIGIFVTVVIQSSAATLAIVITALNADSISYLNALALAIGANVGTTLTAILASFTSNENGKRVAFVHFTFNIISAVFVTIFIFQFQILVDFLSPYLGISDNNYGMKLALFHTMFSAVGIILLTPFIKQLVSISEKLIKKKVSAASKPKYLLKSNLDVPDVAVVSIRKEIINLYENCQKAMLHALNLHTTNLTKESLNAQLAKELTIIDTNIDEIYQTNIKNLYSEIIEYSSFAQENMLDFHHTEIGDLKRSAALIIEVLKDTRDIQKNVNFYLKSKNEYIKEEYNILRKEIAEILIDINTLSTIETDIEQLTQLQVIKTTLAENDLASSEEIGALIREDKIKATMATSYMNDSATGYSIQKKLVEVATILFINNNLLKEIGEQKHETK, from the coding sequence GTGACAAAGAATTTTTTAATTTTTTTAGGTTTTATAATTCTTGCTTATATTGTAATATTTTATGAAAATTTTACAGTAATATTAAGTGGAATTGCAATTTTTCTAATCGGAATGTTTTTTATGCAAGATGGCTTTAAACAACTTTCTGGTGGTATTTTAGAAAAATTACTTCAAAAATTTACAAGTAATACTTTTTACGCAATTGCAACTGGTTTCTTTTCTACATCAGTTGTTCAAAGTTCAACAATTATCACATTAGTAGTTATTTCATTTTTAAGTGCTGAGTTATTAACTTTAGTTCAAGGTATTGGAATAATCTTTGGTTCAAACTTAGGAAGTACAACAACAGCTTGGATTGTTTCAAGTTTAGGAGTTGATGTAAAAATATCTAAATATGCTTTTCCTATGATTGTATTTGGAGTTATTTTAAGATTTACAAAAACAAATGGGCTAAAAGGTAGTGGAAATGTTTTATTAGGACTAGGATTTATCTTCCTTGGAATTGCTTATATGAAAGATGGATTTGATGTAATGAAAGAATCTATTGATTTAGCTTCTTTTGCTATGGAAGGTTATCTTGGAATAATCATTTATATTTTAATAGGTATTTTTGTTACTGTTGTTATTCAATCAAGTGCTGCAACTTTAGCAATAGTTATTACAGCACTAAATGCTGATAGCATCTCATATTTAAATGCTTTAGCTTTAGCTATTGGAGCGAATGTTGGTACAACATTAACTGCCATTTTAGCTTCATTTACTTCAAATGAAAATGGTAAAAGAGTAGCTTTTGTTCATTTCACTTTTAATATTATTTCTGCCGTTTTTGTAACTATATTTATATTTCAATTTCAAATATTAGTTGATTTTCTATCTCCATATTTAGGCATTAGTGATAATAACTATGGTATGAAACTAGCATTATTTCATACTATGTTTAGTGCAGTTGGAATTATTCTTTTAACACCATTTATAAAACAACTAGTAAGCATTTCTGAGAAATTAATAAAGAAAAAAGTATCAGCTGCATCAAAACCAAAATATTTACTAAAATCAAATTTAGATGTTCCTGATGTTGCTGTTGTTTCTATTAGAAAAGAGATAATAAATCTTTATGAAAACTGTCAAAAAGCAATGCTTCATGCTTTAAACTTACATACAACAAATTTGACAAAAGAGAGTTTAAATGCACAATTAGCAAAAGAGTTAACAATAATTGATACAAATATAGATGAGATTTATCAAACTAATATAAAAAATCTTTATAGCGAAATAATAGAATATTCATCATTTGCACAAGAAAATATGCTAGATTTTCACCACACAGAAATTGGTGATTTAAAAAGAAGTGCTGCTTTAATAATTGAAGTGTTAAAAGATACAAGAGATATTCAAAAAAATGTAAACTTTTATTTAAAAAGTAAAAATGAATATATAAAAGAAGAGTATAATATTCTAAGAAAAGAGATTGCCGAAATTTTAATAGATATAAACACTTTATCAACTATTGAAACAGATATTGAGCAGCTAACTCAATTACAAGTTATAAAAACTACTTTAGCTGAAAATGATTTAGCAAGTTCAGAAGAGATTGGTGCTTTAATAAGAGAAGATAAAATAAAAGCGACAATGGCAACTTCATATATGAATGATAGTGCAACAGGTTATTCTATTCAGAAAAAACTTGTTGAAGTTGCAACAATTTTATTTATAAACAACAATCTTTTAAAAGAGATAGGAGAACAAAAGCATGAAACTAAGTAA